A single region of the Polyodon spathula isolate WHYD16114869_AA chromosome 5, ASM1765450v1, whole genome shotgun sequence genome encodes:
- the LOC121316390 gene encoding 28S ribosomal protein S5, mitochondrial-like, translating to MNGYGHWFHLSEEDSLRISVSDVSAEDKSEKDRWVIFKVAFSEPNALPETCSQQSLLTGGETGARKGRGKRTKRKIKKGLNREQTDGKGRGGFLWPDLNIPIVKRGTIQAIFKRDHAQQDELQSEIIWQRDEWDHRRRVKVKRERGWTRNSWGGISLGPPDCGPNGENCEDFDSCVIEVKSVFNMTTKEGRKRSIGTLAAVGNGNGAAGFALGKAADRTTALRKAKNRAIQYLYYFERYQNQKTIYHYINSKFKRTTIRMKKQCCIYYSIILCNGSEQE from the exons ATGAATGGATATGGCCATTGGTTTCATCTCTCTGAAGAAGACTCACTCAGAATTTCTGTGTCAGATGTGTCAGCTGAAGACAAATCAGAAAAGGACCGCTGGGTAATCTTCAAAGTAGCTTTCTCTG AGCCAAACGCTCTGCCTGAGACATGCAGCCAGCAAAGTTTGTTAACAGGAGGGGAGACTGGGGCAAGAAAAGGAAGGGGGAAAAGAACCAAAAGAAAGATAAAGAAAGGTCTGAACAGAGAGCAGACTGATGGCAAGGGAAGGG GGGGTTTCCTTTGGCCTGATCTGAATATCCCAATTGTGAAACGTGGGACTATCCAGGCTATCTTTAAAAGAGACCACGCCCAGCAGGATGAGCTGCAGTCCGAGATAATCTGGCAGAGAGACGAGTGGGACCACAGGAGGAGGGTGAAGGTGAAGAGGGAGCGAGGGTGGACCAGAAACTCCTGGGGAGGAATCAGTCTCGGGCCCCCTGACTGTGGTCCAAACGGAG AAAACTGTGAAGATTTTGACTCTTGTGTGATTGAG GTGAAAAGTGTGTTTAACATGACCACAAAGGAGGGAAGAAAGAGATCAATCGGCACTCTCGCTGCTGTTGGAAATGGAAATGGTGCTGC TGGCTTTGCACTTGGAAAAGCAGCTGATAGAACTACAGCTCTGAGAAAA gcgAAGAACAGAGCTATTCAATATTTGTACTACTTTGAGAGGTACCAGAACCAGAAA acca tttatcaTTATATTAATTCCAAATTCAAGAGAACAACCATCAGGATGAAGAAGCAATGCTGTATTTATTACTCTATAATTTTGTGCAATGGAAGTGAAcaagaataa